A genomic segment from Rickettsiella endosymbiont of Miltochrista miniata encodes:
- a CDS encoding dihydroorotase, producing the protein MIRINNILNIENQRQNITIDSEQEITILANNLLVLPGLIDPHVHFRTPGLEYKEDWKTAAKASIKGGYTTVFDMPNTLPPTVTQIALQEKKALIDRQLKEAKIPLRYHLFFGADKHHLNEIKKVKDQVIGIKVFMGCSTGGLVIDDDESLHAIFKIAAAENMLVAVHAEDEQRLKENEKKFTGPQNYAIHSKIRDETAAVLAVKKAIQLVREYGARLYILHTSTHQEIDLIAQAKEEGLPVFAETTPHHLFLNLTDYASLKGKAVMNPPLRSSEHQIALFSAIKSGIIDTVGSDHAPHTLEEKARPYGMCPSGVPGIETTLPLLLEAYHQDLLTLNNIVDLTSRRAKKIFDLPDYREDCVLVDLSLAKRVEDQRLSTKCQWSPFAGRLLRGWPVTTILKGRVYDLEKV; encoded by the coding sequence ATGATACGGATAAATAATATTCTTAATATAGAAAATCAACGTCAAAATATTACTATAGATAGTGAACAAGAAATTACTATCTTGGCCAATAATTTATTAGTATTACCTGGATTAATCGATCCCCATGTGCATTTTCGAACGCCTGGTTTGGAATATAAAGAAGATTGGAAAACTGCTGCTAAAGCTAGTATAAAGGGCGGCTATACCACTGTTTTCGATATGCCTAACACCTTGCCTCCTACGGTTACGCAAATCGCCTTACAAGAAAAAAAAGCGCTTATTGACCGACAATTAAAAGAAGCAAAAATCCCTTTACGTTACCATTTATTTTTTGGTGCTGATAAACATCATTTAAATGAAATAAAAAAAGTAAAAGATCAGGTAATTGGCATTAAAGTTTTTATGGGGTGTAGTACAGGTGGTTTAGTTATCGATGATGATGAGAGTTTACACGCCATTTTCAAGATAGCAGCTGCAGAAAATATGTTAGTTGCGGTTCATGCGGAAGATGAACAGCGCTTAAAAGAAAACGAAAAAAAATTTACTGGACCACAAAATTATGCAATACATTCAAAAATTCGCGATGAAACAGCAGCCGTATTAGCCGTAAAAAAAGCTATTCAGCTGGTTCGTGAATATGGAGCGCGTTTGTACATTTTACACACTAGTACGCACCAAGAAATTGATTTAATTGCACAGGCTAAAGAAGAAGGCCTTCCCGTCTTTGCCGAAACAACTCCACATCACTTATTTTTGAATTTAACAGATTATGCGAGTTTAAAAGGTAAAGCAGTGATGAATCCACCGTTGCGATCGTCAGAACATCAAATTGCGTTATTTTCGGCAATAAAATCCGGTATTATTGATACCGTAGGTTCTGATCATGCTCCACATACCTTAGAGGAGAAAGCTAGACCTTATGGTATGTGCCCATCTGGGGTGCCGGGTATAGAAACTACTTTGCCATTGTTACTGGAAGCCTATCATCAAGATTTACTTACTTTAAACAACATAGTGGATTTAACTTCGCGTCGGGCAAAAAAAATATTCGACTTGCCAGATTATCGCGAGGATTGCGTGTTAGTCGATTTATCATTGGCGAAGAGGGTGGAAGACCAGCGCCTTAGTACTAAGTGCCAGTGGTCACCTTTTGCAGGACGCCTTTTGAGAGGTTGGCCTGTTACAACTATATTAAAAGGACGAGTCTATGATTTAGAAAAAGTATAA
- the carA gene encoding glutamine-hydrolyzing carbamoyl-phosphate synthase small subunit produces the protein MKKLVPAQLILKTGESFMGYISSSQTTEVSGEVIFNTGMLGYVESLTDPSYAGQILCFTYPLIGNYGVSAPNTWESNKIQVKGVIISELAAFYSNHTAQRSLSNWLETESIPFITGVDTRALTHCLRVNGVTPGIITRLNKPRDSFIEFEAIDWVKQVTITEPFHYGEGRKKIIVVDCGLKENILRCLLKFPLKIKRVPYDYDYSQEDYDGVFISNGPGDPQLCKKTVAILRKALAKKKPCFGICLGTQLMALAVGAKTYKLIFGHRSQNQPCIYLPTQQCYLTSQNHGYAVNEKTLPKDWRVLFRNLNDGTVAGIEHKKDPFFSVQFHPEAAPGPMDTQWLFERFYRML, from the coding sequence ATGAAAAAACTAGTTCCAGCACAATTAATATTAAAAACAGGTGAAAGCTTTATGGGATATATTTCATCAAGCCAAACAACTGAAGTTTCCGGTGAAGTTATATTTAATACAGGCATGTTAGGTTATGTGGAATCCTTAACAGACCCTTCTTATGCGGGGCAGATTTTATGTTTTACTTATCCCTTGATAGGAAATTATGGGGTTTCTGCACCAAATACTTGGGAGTCTAATAAAATTCAAGTTAAAGGCGTGATTATTTCTGAACTAGCAGCATTTTATTCAAATCATACTGCGCAACGTTCTTTATCAAATTGGTTAGAAACTGAAAGTATCCCTTTTATTACGGGTGTCGATACGCGGGCTTTAACACATTGCTTAAGAGTAAATGGGGTAACACCGGGAATTATTACTCGATTAAATAAACCACGAGATAGTTTTATTGAATTTGAAGCTATCGATTGGGTAAAACAAGTAACCATTACCGAGCCTTTTCACTACGGTGAAGGTAGAAAAAAAATAATTGTTGTAGATTGCGGCCTTAAGGAAAATATTTTGCGTTGTTTACTAAAATTTCCATTAAAAATTAAACGAGTTCCTTATGATTATGATTATAGTCAGGAAGACTATGATGGAGTTTTTATCTCCAATGGTCCAGGTGATCCGCAATTATGTAAAAAAACCGTAGCTATCCTAAGAAAGGCTTTAGCAAAAAAGAAGCCCTGTTTTGGGATTTGTTTGGGGACACAATTAATGGCTTTAGCAGTCGGTGCCAAAACCTATAAGTTAATTTTTGGTCATCGTTCTCAAAATCAACCCTGTATTTATTTACCTACACAGCAATGCTATTTGACTTCACAAAATCATGGTTATGCTGTGAATGAAAAAACACTTCCTAAGGATTGGCGAGTATTATTTCGAAATTTAAATGATGGAACGGTTGCAGGGATTGAACACAAGAAAGACCCTTTTTTCTCCGTACAATTTCATCCCGAGGCTGCGCCTGGGCCCATGGATACACAATGGTTATTTGAACGTTTTTATCGCATGTTATAA
- the pyrI gene encoding aspartate carbamoyltransferase regulatory subunit, with product MIKTRSVSAIENGVVIDHIPAGQALKIMRLLHVVNSKQRVTLGLNLRSASLKLKDLIKIENRLLAPQEIEHVAIFAPGATISRIENFKVSEKINCELPKTIRDILVCPNQNCINHIESKGYFKLEGSPNQIKLRCFYCEKQFERDQVEEICL from the coding sequence ATGATCAAAACTCGTTCGGTTTCTGCAATTGAGAATGGTGTCGTCATTGATCATATTCCAGCAGGCCAAGCACTAAAAATTATGCGTTTATTGCACGTGGTTAATAGTAAACAGCGTGTTACTTTAGGTCTAAATTTGCGAAGTGCATCTTTAAAACTGAAAGATTTAATTAAAATTGAAAATCGACTACTTGCTCCTCAGGAAATTGAGCATGTCGCAATTTTTGCACCTGGCGCTACTATAAGCCGAATTGAAAATTTTAAAGTTAGCGAAAAGATTAACTGTGAATTACCTAAAACGATACGCGACATATTGGTATGCCCGAACCAAAATTGTATCAATCACATTGAATCAAAAGGTTATTTTAAATTAGAAGGATCTCCAAATCAGATAAAACTTCGTTGCTTTTATTGTGAGAAACAATTTGAGCGCGATCAAGTTGAAGAAATTTGTTTATGA
- the carB gene encoding carbamoyl-phosphate synthase (glutamine-hydrolyzing) large subunit has translation MKIQRYTGKKILILGSGGLRIGQAGEFDYSGSQAIKALKEEKITSVLINPNIATIQTDANLADEIYLQPLNFDTVKRIIIKEKPDGILLGVGGQTALNLGLDLEERGILKKYKVAVLGTSVASICQTEDRDLFKVALAKLKIKTPLSFAVKTVAEALKAAEKIGYPIMLRSGFSLGGLGSGKITHREILEQRAQESLATAPQILIEEYLFGWKEFEYEIVRDQRGNALTICNMENMDAMGIHTGESIVVAPAQTLSNEQHQLLRNMALQVAEHFNIIGECNIQFAVNPKNGDYRVIEMNARLSRSSALASKATGYPLAFIATKLALGYQLCEIKNSVTQVTSAYFEPALDYIVVKIPRWDTHKLKAAERTIGTEMKSVGEVMAIGRSFPEALQKAVGMLNKGATCLMDYPEKIDNPRKEIRFATDRRLFALYQFFKNGGSVLQAERLSQINFWFLAQIHQLTELERQLNLPKLDKNLLRQLKQAGFSDSFIAKTKNKSVKQVRALRLKYGITPFVKQIDTLAGEFAAQTNYLYLSYHAIEHDICPAKQRPIIVLGSGPYSIGSSVEFDWCAVNTAQTLRRLNETAIIINSNPETVSTDYDESDRLYFEQLTFERVQDIVDFESAKGIIVSVGGQIANNLAIPLAKEGYQLLGTDPIFIDYAENREKFSALLNTLNVDQPAWERITSLSKAKAFAAKVGYPVLIRPSYILSGSAMNVVFDPESLDQHLQAAAHVSQDHPVVISKFVQEAKELEIDGVAKQGDIVIEAISEHIENAGVHSGDATVVLPPQKLYLETIRRTKNIARKIVKALHITGPFNIQFIAKNNDIQVIECNLRASRSFPFVSKVTGHNFIQIATEVMLNKHQAKHYETLELDYVGVKAAQFSYSRLKGSNPVAQVEMASTGEVACIAEDLIEAFYKAWLATDQNIIEKKLLLSVADSYKIKLLPWIKQLDDQGWLIYSTEGTHQFLSQHGIASYFVNKTSEAKKPNIRDLITQRKIGAIINIPSSMTGLQQTDGFLIRRLAIDHHIPLITNAQIAQIILQCLVSLWGKELPVESWQSLVLKKNE, from the coding sequence ATGAAAATACAACGGTACACGGGTAAGAAAATTCTGATTTTAGGTTCTGGTGGTTTACGAATAGGCCAGGCAGGAGAGTTTGATTATTCCGGTTCACAGGCCATTAAAGCATTAAAGGAAGAAAAAATCACTTCGGTATTAATAAACCCGAATATAGCTACCATACAAACAGATGCAAATTTGGCTGATGAAATTTATTTGCAACCATTAAATTTTGATACCGTGAAGCGGATTATTATCAAAGAAAAACCAGATGGAATATTACTAGGTGTTGGTGGACAAACTGCGCTTAATTTAGGTTTAGATCTAGAAGAAAGAGGAATATTAAAAAAATATAAAGTAGCTGTCTTAGGCACATCTGTTGCATCGATATGCCAAACAGAAGACAGAGATCTTTTTAAGGTGGCTTTAGCGAAGCTAAAAATTAAAACACCACTTAGTTTTGCAGTTAAAACAGTTGCCGAAGCGTTGAAGGCAGCAGAAAAAATCGGTTATCCCATCATGCTGCGTTCAGGGTTTTCTCTAGGAGGATTAGGTTCTGGGAAAATTACACATCGAGAAATACTTGAACAGCGCGCTCAGGAAAGTTTAGCCACCGCTCCGCAAATTTTAATAGAAGAATATTTATTCGGATGGAAGGAATTTGAGTATGAAATTGTTCGTGATCAACGAGGAAATGCATTAACTATTTGTAATATGGAGAATATGGATGCAATGGGCATCCATACCGGAGAAAGTATCGTTGTAGCGCCCGCACAGACCTTGAGTAATGAACAACACCAATTATTGCGCAATATGGCTTTGCAAGTTGCTGAACATTTTAACATTATCGGTGAATGTAATATTCAATTTGCTGTTAACCCTAAAAATGGCGATTACCGAGTTATAGAAATGAATGCACGTTTGTCGCGATCCAGTGCATTAGCCTCTAAAGCTACAGGCTATCCATTAGCATTCATTGCGACTAAATTAGCGCTGGGCTATCAGTTGTGCGAAATAAAAAATAGTGTCACTCAGGTAACGAGTGCTTATTTTGAACCGGCATTGGATTATATTGTAGTAAAAATTCCGCGTTGGGATACACATAAATTAAAAGCGGCTGAAAGAACGATTGGTACTGAAATGAAGAGTGTGGGAGAAGTAATGGCAATTGGTCGTTCTTTTCCTGAAGCATTACAGAAAGCAGTGGGTATGTTAAATAAAGGGGCAACTTGCTTAATGGATTATCCAGAAAAAATCGATAATCCACGCAAAGAAATACGATTTGCCACCGATAGACGCTTATTTGCTTTATATCAATTTTTTAAAAATGGCGGCTCTGTTCTACAAGCTGAACGTTTATCACAAATTAATTTTTGGTTTTTGGCACAAATACACCAGCTCACAGAATTAGAAAGGCAATTGAATCTTCCTAAGTTGGATAAAAATCTTTTACGTCAATTAAAACAAGCTGGTTTTTCAGATAGTTTTATTGCTAAAACAAAAAATAAGTCGGTAAAACAAGTTCGAGCTTTACGTTTAAAATATGGTATTACGCCTTTTGTGAAGCAAATTGATACGTTGGCAGGGGAATTTGCCGCGCAAACGAATTATCTCTATCTAAGTTATCATGCGATTGAACATGATATTTGTCCTGCTAAGCAGCGGCCTATCATTGTATTGGGTTCAGGGCCTTACTCGATAGGATCATCTGTCGAGTTCGATTGGTGTGCGGTTAATACTGCGCAGACTTTACGTCGTTTAAATGAAACCGCCATTATTATCAACTCAAACCCCGAAACTGTTTCTACAGATTATGATGAATCGGATCGATTGTATTTCGAACAGCTTACCTTTGAACGCGTACAAGATATTGTGGATTTTGAATCAGCAAAGGGCATTATTGTTTCAGTAGGAGGACAGATTGCTAATAATTTAGCCATCCCTTTAGCCAAAGAAGGCTATCAATTATTGGGTACCGATCCAATCTTTATTGATTATGCTGAAAACCGAGAAAAATTTTCTGCTTTATTAAATACACTTAATGTTGATCAACCCGCTTGGGAAAGAATTACGAGCTTGAGTAAAGCAAAAGCCTTTGCAGCTAAAGTGGGTTATCCAGTATTAATTAGACCTTCTTATATTTTGTCTGGTTCCGCAATGAATGTGGTTTTTGATCCCGAATCTCTAGATCAGCATTTACAAGCGGCTGCGCATGTTTCACAAGATCATCCAGTGGTGATATCTAAATTTGTTCAAGAAGCAAAAGAATTAGAGATAGACGGGGTTGCTAAACAGGGTGATATTGTTATCGAAGCTATTTCAGAACATATCGAGAACGCCGGTGTTCATTCTGGAGATGCGACGGTTGTGTTGCCCCCACAGAAATTGTATTTAGAAACCATACGCCGTACTAAAAACATAGCTCGTAAAATTGTTAAGGCTTTACATATTACTGGTCCGTTTAATATCCAATTTATTGCCAAAAATAATGATATTCAGGTTATTGAATGTAATTTACGCGCATCGCGTTCTTTTCCGTTTGTTTCTAAAGTAACCGGCCATAATTTCATACAAATAGCAACCGAAGTGATGCTGAATAAGCACCAAGCAAAACATTACGAAACTTTAGAACTTGATTATGTGGGTGTCAAAGCGGCACAATTTTCTTATAGTCGTTTAAAAGGTTCTAATCCAGTCGCTCAGGTTGAAATGGCATCCACAGGTGAAGTGGCGTGTATCGCAGAGGATTTAATAGAAGCTTTTTATAAAGCATGGTTGGCAACGGATCAAAATATCATCGAAAAGAAATTGTTATTAAGTGTTGCAGATAGCTATAAAATTAAGCTTTTACCTTGGATCAAACAACTTGACGATCAAGGCTGGCTTATTTATAGCACAGAAGGAACTCACCAGTTTTTATCTCAGCATGGTATAGCGTCTTATTTTGTTAACAAAACGAGTGAAGCAAAAAAACCTAATATTAGAGATTTAATTACCCAACGTAAAATAGGAGCAATTATTAACATACCCAGTTCTATGACAGGCTTACAGCAAACAGATGGTTTTTTAATTCGTCGTTTAGCTATTGATCATCATATTCCTTTAATTACAAATGCTCAGATCGCACAGATAATTTTGCAATGTTTAGTCAGTTTGTGGGGTAAAGAATTGCCAGTAGAATCTTGGCAAAGTTTGGTTCTAAAAAAGAATGAATAA
- the pyrB gene encoding aspartate carbamoyltransferase yields the protein MSKVLGKKDIISIRDLSLVEVSHILNLAKKFKKNLPKKYLLDKIIAHCFFEPSTRTRLSFETATLRLGGQVIGFSGSENTSIKKGEDLQDTIKTISCYADLIVIRHPLEGSARLAAKISDKPIINAGDGANQHPTQALADLFTLQEMQGNLEGLSIALVGDLKYGRTVHSLVQLCALFNMRLFLISPLLLTLPEVICDELKHKGIRFSFHASLDEVISKIDVLYMTRLQQERFTQSEHQLFEDQYVLTPDKLKKVKTNLNILHPLPRGREIDKAIDETPYALYFKQVVNAIYIRQAILSLLLDKVTL from the coding sequence ATGTCTAAAGTATTGGGTAAAAAAGATATTATATCAATTCGTGATCTTTCTTTAGTAGAAGTAAGCCATATATTAAATCTCGCCAAAAAATTTAAGAAAAATTTACCTAAAAAGTATTTGCTTGATAAAATAATTGCCCACTGTTTTTTTGAACCTTCGACTCGCACCCGTTTATCATTTGAGACAGCTACCTTACGCTTGGGAGGGCAAGTCATTGGCTTTTCTGGCAGTGAAAATACTTCTATCAAAAAGGGTGAAGATTTACAAGATACCATCAAAACGATTTCTTGTTATGCCGATCTTATTGTAATTCGACATCCACTCGAGGGCTCGGCACGTTTAGCAGCAAAGATTTCTGATAAACCAATTATTAATGCGGGAGATGGCGCGAATCAACATCCTACGCAAGCCCTAGCCGATTTATTCACACTACAAGAAATGCAAGGAAATTTGGAAGGATTATCGATAGCATTGGTAGGAGATTTAAAATATGGACGAACCGTACATTCTTTAGTGCAGTTATGCGCTTTGTTTAACATGAGATTGTTTTTAATTTCGCCTTTGTTATTAACCTTGCCGGAAGTAATTTGCGATGAATTAAAACATAAAGGAATTCGGTTTTCTTTTCACGCAAGTCTGGATGAAGTGATTTCTAAAATTGATGTTTTATATATGACTCGGTTACAGCAAGAAAGATTTACTCAATCAGAGCATCAGCTATTTGAAGATCAATATGTTTTAACTCCAGATAAGTTAAAAAAAGTTAAAACTAATTTGAATATTTTACATCCTTTGCCGCGTGGGCGTGAGATAGATAAAGCTATTGATGAAACCCCTTATGCTTTATATTTTAAACAAGTTGTCAATGCAATTTATATCAGACAAGCGATTTTATCGTTACTACTTGATAAGGTAACGCTTTAA
- a CDS encoding rhodanese-like domain-containing protein yields MINHKQHTSGFIKLVNKIKPQIKELAVADLNKKINDRHSFYLIDVRECDEFQQGSIAHAIPLSKGIIERDIEKYIPDFEVEIVVYCSGGFRSCLVADNLQKMGYRQVASLQGGLRAWLEAGYPLIKMHK; encoded by the coding sequence GTGATCAATCATAAGCAGCATACATCAGGCTTTATAAAATTAGTTAATAAAATAAAACCTCAGATAAAAGAGCTGGCAGTTGCTGATTTAAATAAAAAAATTAACGATCGACACTCTTTTTATTTGATTGATGTACGTGAGTGCGATGAGTTTCAACAAGGATCTATTGCTCATGCAATCCCTCTTAGTAAGGGGATCATTGAGCGTGATATTGAGAAATACATTCCAGATTTTGAAGTAGAGATTGTTGTTTATTGTAGCGGCGGTTTTCGATCTTGCTTAGTGGCAGATAATTTACAAAAAATGGGTTATCGCCAGGTTGCCTCTCTACAAGGCGGCTTGCGAGCTTGGTTAGAAGCAGGTTATCCACTTATCAAAATGCACAAATAA